One genomic segment of Mangifera indica cultivar Alphonso chromosome 6, CATAS_Mindica_2.1, whole genome shotgun sequence includes these proteins:
- the LOC123218229 gene encoding BOI-related E3 ubiquitin-protein ligase 1, translating to MAVEARHIDLFPSQLISHRDFVKSNQVNNDLCNNQMDFYLPFAESLPCVEPLLPADSGLTYHLNQNNHPPRKRPRENTNNCNSIYDLEASLSQKSKLSSFSSFLDEDVAFQFQQQQQEIDRHLAHHVEKVRLELQEGRKRQSRMILSAIQEAVLKKLREKDEEIQRMGKLNWVLQERVKSLYIENQIWRDLAQSNEATANSLRYNLEQVLQANISTEDHHRHATEDDAESSCSSSDSGEGPTAVGSTNRMMCRRCGQKESSVLVLPCRHLCLCTVCGSSLLGSCPVCNSIMDASLHVNMSS from the exons ATGGCAGTGGAAGCTCGTCATATCGATCTCTTCCCTTCCCAACTCATTTCCCACAG GGATTTCGTTAAGTCGAATCAAGTAAACAACGATTTATGCAATAACCAGATGGATTTTTACCTCCCGTTTGCCGAATCATTGCCTTGTGTTGAGCCTCTTTTGCCTGCCGATAGCGGCCTGACTTACCATCTCAATCAAAACAATCATCCTCCCAGAAAGAGACCGAGAGAGAATACCAATAATTGTAATTCAATCTATGATCTTGAGGCCTCCCTCTCTCAAAAATCCAagctttcttctttctcatcGTTTCTCGATGAAGATGTCGCCTTTCAGTTTCAGCAACAGCAACAGGAAATTGACCGCCACCTTGCCCATCAT GTGGAGAAAGTGAGATTGGAGCTTCAAGAAGGAAGAAAGAGGCAATCGAGAATGATACTATCCGCCATTCAAGAAGCGGTTCTCaagaaattaagagaaaaagacGAAGAGATTCAAAGAATGGGGAAGCTCAACTGGGTTCTTCAAGAGCGAGTGAAATCCCTCTACATTGAGAATCAAATATGGAGGGATTTGGCGCAGAGCAATGAGGCCACGGCGAACTCTCTGCGTTACAATCTCGAACAGGTCCTGCAGGCTAATATATCCACTGAGGACCACCACCGTCACGCCACCGAGGACGACGCCGAGTCGAGCTGCAGCAGCAGCGATTCCGGAGAAGGACCAACGGCGGTGGGGTCCACAAACAGGATGATGTGTAGGCGGTGCGGGCAGAAGGAATCGAGTGTGCTGGTTTTGCCATGCAGGCATTTGTGTTTGTGTACAGTTTGCGGGTCAAGCCTTCTCGGGTCCTGTCCCGTTTGCAATTCCATTATGGATGCTAGTCTCCATGTCAACATGTcctcatga